From the genome of Hydrogenophilus thermoluteolus, one region includes:
- a CDS encoding ABC transporter ATP-binding protein, giving the protein MMNHAAASGAAAAQAAAAPYLVVNNVEVIYDHVILVLKGVSLEVPKGGIVALLGANGAGKSTTLKTISNLLRAERGDVTKGSVEFMGERVDQLTPNELVRRGVIQVMEGRHCFAHLTIEENLLTGAYTRKVSRRELAEDLERVYHYFPRLKERRKSQAGYTSGGEQQMCAIGRALMARPQLILLDEPSMGLAPQIVEEIFEIVQDLNTKEKVSFLLAEQNTMVALRYAQFGYILENGRVVMEGTAEELRENEDVKEFYLGLSGEGRKSFRDVKHYRRRKRWLA; this is encoded by the coding sequence ATGATGAATCACGCCGCGGCCTCGGGTGCCGCGGCGGCGCAGGCCGCCGCAGCGCCCTACCTGGTGGTCAATAACGTCGAGGTGATCTACGACCACGTGATCCTGGTGCTCAAAGGGGTGTCGCTCGAGGTGCCCAAAGGCGGTATCGTCGCCCTCTTGGGCGCAAACGGAGCGGGCAAATCGACGACGCTCAAGACCATTTCGAATCTGTTGCGTGCCGAACGGGGTGATGTCACCAAAGGTTCGGTGGAGTTCATGGGCGAGCGAGTCGATCAACTCACCCCCAACGAACTGGTACGCCGCGGCGTGATCCAGGTGATGGAAGGGCGCCACTGCTTTGCGCACCTGACCATCGAAGAAAATTTGCTCACCGGCGCCTATACCCGCAAGGTTTCGCGCCGCGAGCTCGCCGAAGACCTGGAGCGGGTCTATCACTATTTCCCACGGTTGAAAGAGCGGCGGAAATCACAAGCGGGCTACACCTCTGGAGGCGAACAGCAGATGTGCGCGATCGGGCGTGCGCTCATGGCACGACCACAGCTGATTCTGCTCGACGAACCGTCGATGGGGTTGGCGCCGCAAATTGTCGAAGAGATTTTCGAGATCGTCCAAGATCTCAACACCAAAGAGAAGGTGAGTTTTCTCTTGGCCGAACAGAACACGATGGTTGCGCTACGCTACGCGCAATTCGGCTACATCTTGGAAAACGGGCGGGTGGTGATGGAAGGCACCGCCGAAGAGTTGCGTGAAAACGAAGACGTGAAAGAGTTTTACCTGGGGCTTTCCGGCGAAGGCCGAAAGAGCTTCCGCGACGTGAAACACTATCGCCGCCGTAAGCGCTGGCTGGCATAA
- a CDS encoding phenylacetate--CoA ligase family protein, with amino-acid sequence MTANHSPLYFDDRETWDPEQRERDLFARLPAQLAHAKAHAPAFATLLAKVDPQAVTDRAALAQLPVVRKSELLERQKAARPFGGFAAVQWGRSCLRVFASPGPIYEPEGPQPDYYRLARALWAAGFREGDLVHNTFAYHMTPAGSMMETAAHAIGCTVFPAGVGQTELQVQAIADLQPNAYTGTPSFLRILREKCEATGVPCTFRKALVSGEAFPPALQQELAAAGVDAYQAYATADIGLIAYETAARAGLVVGEDLIVEIVRPGTNEPVPEGEVGEVVVTTLNPTYPLIRFGTGDLSAVIPGRSPCGRTNMRLKGWLGRADQTAKIRGMFVHPAQVQQVVRRFPEITRARLVVTNPDLKDEMTLQCETAGAVPDGLGGQVAAALKEITKLRGSVAFVPAGTLPNDGKVIDDQRQYE; translated from the coding sequence ATGACCGCAAACCACAGCCCCCTTTATTTCGACGATCGGGAAACCTGGGATCCGGAGCAGCGCGAACGCGACCTGTTTGCGCGCCTACCCGCGCAATTGGCGCATGCCAAAGCGCACGCGCCTGCGTTTGCCACGCTCCTTGCAAAGGTCGACCCGCAGGCGGTCACCGACCGGGCGGCGCTTGCGCAGTTGCCGGTGGTGCGTAAGTCCGAACTGTTGGAGCGGCAGAAGGCGGCGCGCCCGTTTGGCGGATTCGCCGCGGTGCAGTGGGGGCGGTCGTGTCTGCGGGTCTTCGCGTCACCGGGCCCGATCTACGAACCCGAAGGGCCTCAACCCGATTACTACCGGTTGGCGCGCGCCCTTTGGGCGGCTGGGTTTCGTGAAGGGGATTTGGTGCACAACACCTTTGCGTACCACATGACACCCGCGGGCAGCATGATGGAGACCGCGGCGCACGCAATCGGCTGCACCGTCTTTCCGGCTGGAGTCGGACAAACCGAACTGCAGGTACAAGCGATTGCCGACCTGCAGCCCAACGCGTACACGGGTACGCCGTCGTTCCTGCGGATTCTGCGCGAAAAGTGCGAAGCGACGGGCGTGCCATGCACCTTCCGCAAAGCGCTCGTCTCCGGTGAGGCATTCCCGCCCGCGTTGCAACAGGAGCTCGCCGCCGCTGGGGTCGACGCGTACCAAGCATACGCCACCGCCGATATCGGGCTGATCGCGTACGAGACGGCGGCGCGTGCGGGGCTGGTGGTGGGTGAGGATCTCATCGTCGAAATCGTCCGTCCGGGTACGAACGAGCCGGTGCCCGAAGGTGAGGTGGGAGAGGTGGTCGTCACTACGCTCAACCCCACCTATCCGCTGATCCGCTTTGGTACCGGCGATCTCTCTGCGGTCATTCCCGGCCGGTCACCGTGCGGGCGGACCAACATGCGCCTCAAGGGGTGGCTGGGGCGCGCCGACCAGACCGCAAAAATCCGCGGGATGTTCGTCCATCCGGCGCAGGTGCAGCAGGTGGTGCGCCGCTTCCCGGAAATCACCCGTGCGCGGCTGGTCGTCACCAACCCAGACCTCAAAGACGAGATGACGCTGCAGTGTGAGACCGCGGGAGCCGTGCCTGACGGCTTGGGGGGCCAGGTGGCTGCGGCGCTCAAGGAAATCACCAAATTGCGTGGGTCGGTCGCGTTCGTGCCTGCAGGGACGTTACCCAACGACGGCAAGGTGATCGACGATCAGCGGCAGTACGAATAG
- a CDS encoding CaiB/BaiF CoA transferase family protein, with the protein MFSQWLTGWRILDLSLLLPGPFASWRLAQMGAEVVKIEPPTGDGAAQLGVATDSADAAPSWFYRLLNHGKTVVSLDLKSAAGRDALLAEVAKSDAVLEGFRPGTLARLGVAPETLWAVNPQLVIVSITGFASDGPLAPYAGHDLTYQAWTGLLQPHGNASGCAETPAWSNVQIADLFAGAMHAALALVAAVHQARATGKGCHIEVPMCETLLASAPFALAEAIQPPAQRGLLLGAVPCYAVYRCADGRYLAVGALETKFWRRFCEALDHPQWVPHQFDRSGETHRAVAAVVGSKPQVAWREQLVPLDCCVAPVLSIDEAKAFFATCFDPLNHFPQFPLRARSCAS; encoded by the coding sequence GTGTTTTCTCAGTGGCTGACCGGTTGGCGCATCCTCGACCTTTCGCTGCTCCTGCCCGGCCCGTTTGCGTCGTGGCGGCTTGCGCAGATGGGCGCTGAGGTGGTGAAGATCGAACCGCCCACAGGAGACGGCGCGGCGCAGTTGGGTGTGGCAACGGATTCCGCGGATGCTGCGCCCTCGTGGTTCTATCGCCTGCTCAACCACGGCAAGACGGTGGTTTCGCTCGACCTCAAAAGTGCCGCCGGGCGCGACGCATTGCTGGCGGAAGTGGCGAAGAGCGACGCGGTGCTCGAAGGGTTTCGACCCGGGACGCTCGCCCGTTTGGGGGTCGCTCCTGAGACGCTGTGGGCGGTCAATCCGCAACTGGTGATCGTTTCGATCACCGGGTTTGCCAGCGACGGGCCGCTCGCTCCCTACGCGGGGCACGACCTTACCTACCAGGCTTGGACCGGGTTACTCCAACCACACGGTAACGCCAGCGGATGTGCGGAGACGCCGGCGTGGTCGAACGTGCAAATCGCCGACCTCTTTGCTGGCGCGATGCATGCGGCGCTCGCGCTGGTTGCCGCCGTTCACCAGGCGCGCGCGACCGGGAAGGGCTGCCACATCGAAGTTCCGATGTGCGAAACGCTCCTTGCTTCCGCCCCGTTTGCGTTGGCAGAAGCCATCCAGCCGCCCGCGCAACGGGGCTTACTTCTGGGCGCAGTGCCCTGTTACGCCGTCTATCGTTGTGCCGATGGGCGCTATTTGGCTGTCGGGGCGCTCGAAACCAAATTTTGGCGGCGCTTTTGCGAAGCGCTCGATCACCCGCAATGGGTGCCGCACCAATTCGACCGCAGCGGCGAAACCCACCGTGCCGTCGCAGCGGTGGTCGGTTCCAAACCGCAAGTGGCGTGGCGCGAGCAGCTGGTGCCGCTCGACTGCTGCGTGGCACCCGTGCTGTCGATCGATGAGGCCAAAGCGTTTTTCGCTACCTGCTTCGACCCTCTGAACCACTTTCCCCAGTTCCCGCTGCGGGCGCGCTCTTGCGCTTCGTAG
- a CDS encoding PhaM family polyhydroxyalkanoate granule multifunctional regulatory protein, which produces MTAAHTDPFAWWQQWMKQAPSLPLPGFAVPTLDLDELDRRIREYRTVEGWLQMNLSSVQMMRQSLEMQRAAVAAWQEMNQNWQQAPAPEATAPQTTDTGDTQTPPIPNPFELMKAWWDNTTQAMASAATGPSADAASTTSAHATTGADQQNAEATTTKPTKRKRTTKRKSAPAAGTGESGSEGRSR; this is translated from the coding sequence ATGACTGCCGCGCACACCGACCCGTTCGCCTGGTGGCAACAGTGGATGAAGCAAGCGCCTTCACTGCCGCTTCCCGGTTTTGCGGTACCCACGCTCGACCTCGACGAGCTCGACCGGCGCATTCGTGAATACCGCACCGTCGAGGGGTGGTTACAAATGAACCTCTCCAGCGTGCAGATGATGCGGCAGTCGCTCGAAATGCAGCGTGCCGCGGTAGCCGCGTGGCAGGAGATGAACCAGAACTGGCAACAAGCGCCAGCGCCGGAGGCAACAGCGCCACAAACGACTGACACGGGCGATACGCAAACCCCGCCGATTCCTAACCCCTTCGAGCTGATGAAGGCGTGGTGGGACAACACCACCCAGGCGATGGCAAGCGCTGCAACCGGTCCCAGTGCGGACGCCGCTTCTACCACGTCCGCGCACGCGACAACTGGTGCGGATCAACAAAACGCCGAAGCAACCACCACGAAACCCACGAAACGGAAGCGGACTACGAAGCGCAAGAGCGCGCCCGCAGCGGGAACTGGGGAAAGTGGTTCAGAGGGTCGAAGCAGGTAG